The proteins below come from a single Pseudomonas chlororaphis genomic window:
- a CDS encoding N-glycosyltransferase (predicted polysaccharide polymerase involved in biofilm formation; required for the synthesis of the beta-1,6-N-acetylglucosamine polysaccharide; PgaC; in Yersinia the HmsR protein is an inner membrane protein) yields MLDRLLALLVLAIVLGVPLGLIFLVTGQFLMDFVFFYPLFMSGLWIAGGLYFWLHWERHWPWQDDTLPPPLAGEPLISILIPCFNEGDNVADTIHAALGQHYPNIEVIAINDGSKDNTAQMLDQLAAEDPRLRVLHLAENQGKAVALRMGAIAARSEYLVCIDGDALLAPNTCAYLVAPMLENARLGAVTGNPRIRTRSTLIGRVQVGEFSSIIGLIKRTQRVFGRIFTVSGVIVAFRRTALHRVGYWSPDMITEDIDISWKLQLDHWSIFYEPRALCWILMPETLRGLWRQRLRWAQGGAEVLFKNIRGIWQYRHRYLWPLLFEYCLSTGWAFTFLLSVIFWGVGKFVALPAAIAVDHLMPPAFTGLLLAVVCLMQFGVSILIDRRYEKGLWHIMFWVVWYPLVFWLISLFTTLVSFPKVLFGQHQKRARWVSPDRGIKPFDDQEEEVIR; encoded by the coding sequence ATGCTCGACAGACTGCTCGCCCTGCTGGTGCTGGCGATCGTCCTTGGGGTGCCCCTGGGCCTGATCTTCCTGGTCACCGGGCAATTCCTGATGGACTTCGTGTTCTTCTATCCGTTGTTCATGTCCGGGCTGTGGATCGCCGGCGGCCTGTATTTCTGGCTGCACTGGGAGCGCCACTGGCCCTGGCAGGACGACACCTTGCCGCCGCCCCTGGCCGGCGAGCCGCTGATCAGCATCCTGATCCCGTGCTTCAACGAAGGTGACAACGTCGCCGACACGATTCACGCTGCGCTGGGCCAGCATTATCCGAACATCGAAGTCATCGCCATCAACGACGGCTCGAAGGACAACACCGCCCAGATGCTCGACCAACTGGCCGCCGAGGACCCGCGCCTGCGCGTGCTGCACCTGGCGGAAAACCAGGGCAAGGCCGTGGCACTGCGCATGGGGGCCATCGCGGCGCGCAGTGAGTACCTGGTGTGCATCGACGGTGACGCGTTGCTGGCGCCCAACACCTGCGCCTACCTGGTGGCACCGATGTTGGAGAACGCCCGCCTTGGCGCGGTGACCGGCAACCCGCGTATCCGCACCCGCTCGACCTTGATCGGCCGGGTCCAGGTCGGTGAGTTCTCCTCGATCATCGGCTTGATCAAGCGCACCCAGCGGGTTTTCGGGCGGATCTTCACCGTCTCCGGCGTGATCGTCGCCTTCCGTCGCACGGCCCTGCACCGGGTCGGCTACTGGAGCCCGGACATGATCACCGAAGACATCGACATCAGTTGGAAGCTGCAACTGGACCACTGGAGCATCTTCTACGAACCCCGTGCGCTGTGCTGGATCCTCATGCCCGAAACCCTGCGCGGCCTGTGGCGGCAGCGCCTGCGCTGGGCCCAGGGTGGTGCCGAAGTGCTGTTCAAGAACATCCGTGGCATCTGGCAGTACCGGCACCGTTACCTGTGGCCGTTGCTGTTCGAATACTGCCTGTCCACCGGTTGGGCCTTCACGTTCCTGTTGTCGGTGATCTTCTGGGGCGTTGGCAAGTTCGTGGCGTTGCCGGCGGCCATTGCCGTCGATCACCTCATGCCGCCAGCCTTCACCGGGCTGCTGCTGGCGGTGGTGTGCCTGATGCAATTCGGAGTGAGCATCCTGATCGATCGTCGTTACGAAAAAGGCCTTTGGCACATCATGTTCTGGGTGGTCTGGTACCCGTTGGTGTTCTGGCTGATCAGCCTGTTCACGACCTTGGTGAGCTTTCCGAAAGTGCTGTTCGGCCAGCATCAGAAGCGGGCGCGCTGGGTCAGCCCGGACCGCGGTATCAAGCCGTTCGATGATCAGGAAGAGGAAGTGATCCGATGA
- the pgaB gene encoding outer membrane N-deacetylase (in Yersinia this protein is involved in biofilm formation and hemin adsorption; related protein PgaB in Escherichia coli is an outer membrane N-deacetylase involved in poly-beta-1,6-N-acetyl-D-glucosamine (PGA) export), which produces MPVISRFILLLGVLLISACAQQAPAFTPPAQRPVAANDAPWPKNHVLGIAYHDVEDLDPDQALVAVRTERLIEQLAWLRENNYQPVTVDQIITARNGGPELPPRAVLLSFDDGYSSFYTRVMPILRAYNWPAILAPVGSWVDTPLDQPVDFAGVPRKRSEFLTWEQIREVSKSGLVEIAAHTDANHKGVLANPQGNQQPAATTRRYDPATGRYETEADFQARLRKDVVAISEKIRKVTGYSPRVWVWPYGEADGTALQVIGSEGYQMALTLEDGLDSLDNLMSGPRFLVASDPDGAHFAESVVSVQTMDPMRVVHVDLDYVYDPDPVQQEANVGKLIQRISDLGANTVFLQAFADPKGDGLVHSLYFPNRHLPVRADLFDRVAWQLRTRANAKVYAWMPVLSFALDAKLPRVQRWNPETGKTEVAADQYVRLSPFDPAVRKVIGEIYEDLARMSSLDGVLYHDDAVFSDFEDAGPAALKVYAANGLPTSMAALRDDPATMQRWTRFKSRYLIDFTHELTAKVRAIRGPQVLTARNIFAEPMLNPSSEAWFAQNLDDFLNAYDWTAPMAMPLMEKQTRQQSGPWLERLVQTVKSRPGALKRTVFELQARDWDSQPVADIDGELLADWMGRLKRQGVTSFGYYPDNFIEDQPAVKTVRPALSNKWNP; this is translated from the coding sequence ATGCCTGTCATTTCGCGATTCATCCTTCTGCTGGGGGTCTTGCTGATCAGCGCTTGTGCCCAGCAGGCCCCGGCCTTCACGCCGCCCGCGCAACGTCCCGTGGCCGCCAACGATGCGCCGTGGCCGAAGAACCACGTGCTCGGCATCGCTTACCACGACGTCGAGGACCTCGACCCGGACCAGGCCCTGGTGGCGGTGCGCACCGAGCGACTGATCGAGCAACTGGCCTGGCTGCGGGAAAACAACTACCAGCCGGTGACCGTGGACCAGATCATCACCGCTCGCAATGGTGGCCCTGAACTGCCGCCGCGTGCGGTACTGCTGAGTTTCGACGACGGTTACTCGAGTTTCTACACCCGCGTCATGCCCATTTTGCGCGCCTACAACTGGCCGGCGATCCTGGCCCCGGTCGGCAGCTGGGTCGACACACCGCTGGATCAACCGGTGGATTTCGCCGGGGTGCCGCGCAAGCGTTCCGAGTTCCTGACCTGGGAGCAGATTCGCGAAGTGTCGAAGTCGGGCCTGGTGGAAATCGCCGCCCACACCGACGCCAACCACAAGGGCGTACTCGCCAACCCGCAAGGCAACCAGCAACCGGCGGCGACCACCCGCCGCTACGATCCCGCCACCGGTCGCTATGAAACCGAGGCCGATTTCCAGGCGCGCTTGCGCAAGGACGTCGTGGCCATTTCCGAAAAAATCCGCAAGGTCACCGGCTATAGCCCACGGGTCTGGGTCTGGCCTTACGGGGAAGCCGACGGCACTGCGTTGCAGGTGATTGGCAGCGAGGGCTATCAGATGGCCCTGACCCTGGAGGATGGACTCGACAGCCTCGATAACCTGATGAGCGGCCCGCGCTTTTTGGTGGCTTCCGACCCGGATGGCGCCCATTTCGCCGAGAGCGTGGTGTCCGTGCAGACGATGGACCCGATGCGCGTGGTCCATGTCGACCTCGATTACGTCTACGACCCGGACCCGGTGCAGCAGGAAGCCAACGTCGGCAAGTTGATCCAGCGCATTTCCGACTTGGGCGCCAACACGGTGTTCCTGCAGGCCTTCGCCGATCCGAAGGGCGACGGCCTGGTGCATTCGCTGTACTTCCCCAACCGTCACCTGCCGGTGCGGGCCGATCTTTTCGACCGGGTGGCCTGGCAACTGCGCACCCGGGCCAATGCCAAGGTCTACGCCTGGATGCCGGTTCTCAGTTTCGCCCTGGACGCGAAACTGCCGCGGGTGCAGCGTTGGAATCCCGAGACCGGCAAGACCGAGGTCGCTGCGGACCAGTACGTACGGTTGTCGCCGTTCGACCCGGCGGTGCGCAAGGTCATTGGCGAAATCTACGAAGACCTGGCGCGGATGAGCTCGTTGGATGGGGTCCTGTATCACGACGACGCGGTGTTCTCCGACTTCGAGGACGCCGGCCCCGCTGCGCTGAAAGTCTACGCGGCCAACGGCTTGCCGACGTCCATGGCGGCCCTGCGGGACGACCCGGCGACGATGCAGCGCTGGACTCGTTTCAAGAGCCGTTACCTGATCGACTTCACCCATGAACTCACCGCCAAGGTCCGGGCGATTCGAGGCCCGCAGGTTCTGACGGCGCGCAATATCTTTGCCGAGCCGATGCTCAACCCTTCGAGCGAAGCCTGGTTTGCCCAGAACCTCGACGACTTTCTCAATGCCTACGACTGGACGGCGCCGATGGCCATGCCGTTGATGGAAAAACAAACGCGCCAGCAATCCGGCCCCTGGCTGGAGCGCCTGGTCCAGACGGTCAAGTCCCGCCCCGGAGCCCTCAAGCGCACCGTGTTCGAATTGCAGGCGCGTGATTGGGACAGCCAGCCGGTGGCCGACATCGACGGCGAACTGCTCGCCGACTGGATGGGGCGCCTCAAGCGCCAGGGCGTGACCAGTTTCGGCTACTACCCGGACAACTTCATCGAAGACCAGCCCGCTGTGAAAACCGTGCGGCCGGCGCTCTCCAACAAGTGGAATCCTTGA
- a CDS encoding membrane protein: MPRTVGPFIQRGLRPLFRMALCGQLCWPMLAFADTAYDQKVLDARAGHYTPALTVLRQVPAGQASAGQISDHLQIASWAGLDAEVVDVYETQGRYRDLPVQALSATARAYRNLKRWDAAAQVYRQALRIDPQNPDLQLGLALTQADGGKPDEAVSRARALVQAKPADPMRRMALGYALTRANNPHEALFEYDQAFARAGHNPEVAREYIVALQRARLPEPALRLARLQPGLIDRGIQRRLEGDVAAERVRLSDMTSRGEQERFVIADRALADYDKLLATWTPVAEAHDDVVRWRIDRMGALNARARRAEVITEYQKLLAEGVGIPTYALRWVASSYLEQREPEIAVDLYRRILAAPDADPADRFEDSTALYYALLESEQSEEARALAEDMAKSQRPRIELKGLPIGNPNDEWMDAQQLAAQAGTYGADLPSAETRLENLVSQGPGNTGMRLAQADLYQARDWPRRSESLLKEIEATIPRNRDLEIAQARAAMDLQEWRQLDALTDDVVARYPENAHVKRLQRQREVHDMAELRIEAYTGKSYGGGNGDAGAVTGSRDFGIETLLYSPPIDEDWRLFGGTGYATGDFEEGTGHHRWQRLGVERRARDMTLEAEVSNHDYGSGDKQGARLAMALDVNDHWQYGGSLDYLSANTPLRALNSGVRANGGSGFVRWRANESREWRLTVSPSHFSDGNNRLETQLTGREGLYSAPRLQVELGLEVAASRNSGSNEVPYFNPKSDLSVMPTVLANHVLYRRYETTWSQQFQVGAGAYSQRDYSTVATGLLSYGQRFIWNDVVEAGAALSWLNRPYDGDRESDLRLLVDLTYRF, encoded by the coding sequence ATGCCGCGTACCGTGGGTCCCTTTATTCAACGTGGTTTACGCCCGCTGTTTCGCATGGCGCTGTGCGGTCAATTGTGCTGGCCGATGCTCGCGTTTGCCGACACGGCTTATGACCAGAAGGTGCTCGATGCCCGAGCGGGTCACTACACGCCCGCCTTGACCGTGTTGCGCCAGGTTCCGGCCGGCCAGGCCAGCGCCGGGCAAATCAGTGATCATCTGCAGATCGCCAGTTGGGCCGGCCTCGATGCCGAGGTGGTCGACGTCTATGAAACCCAAGGTCGTTATCGCGACCTGCCGGTCCAGGCACTGAGCGCAACGGCCCGCGCCTATCGCAATCTCAAACGCTGGGACGCGGCGGCGCAGGTGTATCGCCAGGCGTTGCGGATCGACCCACAGAACCCGGACCTGCAACTGGGCCTGGCCCTGACCCAGGCCGATGGCGGCAAACCCGATGAAGCCGTCAGCCGCGCCCGGGCTCTGGTCCAAGCGAAGCCAGCGGACCCGATGCGCCGAATGGCCCTGGGCTACGCCCTGACCCGGGCCAACAATCCCCACGAGGCGTTGTTCGAATACGATCAGGCCTTCGCGCGCGCCGGCCACAACCCCGAAGTCGCCCGCGAATACATCGTCGCCCTGCAACGGGCGCGTTTGCCCGAGCCGGCGCTGCGCCTGGCCCGCCTGCAACCAGGGTTGATCGACCGGGGCATACAGCGCCGCCTGGAAGGCGATGTGGCGGCCGAACGGGTACGCCTGTCGGACATGACCAGCCGCGGCGAACAGGAACGCTTCGTCATTGCCGACCGCGCCCTGGCCGACTACGACAAGCTGCTCGCCACCTGGACCCCGGTGGCGGAGGCCCATGACGACGTGGTGCGTTGGCGAATCGACCGCATGGGCGCCCTCAATGCCCGTGCCCGCCGTGCTGAAGTCATTACCGAATACCAGAAGCTGCTCGCCGAAGGGGTGGGCATTCCGACTTATGCCCTGCGTTGGGTGGCCTCCTCGTACCTGGAGCAGCGGGAGCCGGAGATCGCCGTCGACCTGTACCGACGGATACTCGCGGCGCCGGATGCCGATCCGGCGGACCGCTTCGAAGACAGCACCGCGCTCTACTACGCGCTGCTGGAAAGTGAGCAGTCCGAAGAAGCCCGCGCCTTGGCCGAAGACATGGCCAAGTCCCAACGCCCGCGCATCGAGCTCAAGGGCTTGCCGATCGGCAACCCCAACGACGAATGGATGGACGCCCAGCAGTTGGCTGCCCAGGCCGGAACTTACGGGGCCGATCTGCCCTCGGCCGAGACTCGCCTGGAAAATCTGGTCAGCCAGGGTCCCGGCAACACCGGCATGCGCCTGGCCCAGGCCGATCTGTACCAGGCCCGTGACTGGCCACGCCGTTCGGAAAGCCTGCTCAAGGAAATCGAGGCGACGATCCCGCGCAACCGTGACCTGGAAATTGCCCAGGCCCGTGCCGCGATGGATTTGCAGGAGTGGCGGCAATTGGATGCACTGACCGACGACGTGGTCGCGCGCTACCCGGAAAATGCCCACGTCAAACGCCTGCAACGCCAGCGTGAAGTGCACGACATGGCCGAGCTGCGTATCGAAGCCTACACCGGCAAGAGTTATGGCGGCGGCAACGGTGACGCGGGGGCCGTCACCGGTAGCCGGGACTTTGGTATCGAAACGCTGCTCTACAGCCCGCCGATCGACGAAGACTGGCGGCTGTTCGGCGGCACCGGCTACGCCACCGGTGATTTCGAGGAAGGCACCGGCCATCACCGCTGGCAACGCCTGGGCGTGGAGCGGCGCGCGCGTGACATGACGCTGGAAGCCGAGGTGTCCAACCACGACTACGGCTCCGGCGACAAACAGGGCGCGCGCCTGGCGATGGCCCTGGACGTCAATGATCATTGGCAATACGGCGGCAGCCTGGATTACCTCTCGGCGAACACCCCCTTGCGAGCGCTCAACAGCGGCGTCCGGGCCAATGGTGGCAGTGGTTTCGTGCGTTGGCGGGCCAATGAAAGCCGCGAGTGGCGACTGACCGTCAGCCCGTCTCATTTCAGCGATGGCAATAACCGCCTCGAGACCCAGTTGACTGGTCGCGAGGGCCTCTACAGCGCGCCGCGCCTGCAAGTGGAACTGGGGCTGGAGGTGGCGGCCAGCCGCAACAGTGGTTCCAACGAAGTGCCCTACTTCAACCCCAAGTCGGACTTGAGCGTCATGCCGACGGTGCTCGCCAACCATGTGCTGTATCGCCGTTACGAAACCACCTGGAGTCAGCAATTTCAGGTCGGCGCGGGGGCCTACAGCCAGCGTGACTACAGCACCGTTGCCACGGGATTGCTCAGCTACGGCCAGCGTTTCATCTGGAACGACGTGGTCGAGGCCGGTGCCGCTCTGAGCTGGCTCAACCGCCCTTACGACGGCGATCGCGAAAGCGACCTGCGCCTGCTTGTCGACCTCACCTACCGCTTCTAG
- a CDS encoding NADH:ubiquinone oxidoreductase subunit N, whose amino-acid sequence MKNPYAPGFWCAIAALLLLSATYFYGVMLTHQIDKALLFLDSAAALIGVISIATVAWASLQGQRIKKKHLEQGKTLVLIWDTKVALRRVETVFDRYFWGSYWQPGRTFQEVMGELTGTPLEKSLEALKVQCAALDKQVTQDGWHWLNNARELCDVANAMARERYQLDFCDSRADSSGAAVINRDFEVLVYTWSARLKTFDHQLDEIEVQYS is encoded by the coding sequence ATGAAAAACCCTTATGCTCCTGGCTTCTGGTGCGCGATTGCGGCGTTGTTGCTGCTCTCGGCCACCTACTTCTATGGCGTCATGCTCACTCACCAGATCGACAAGGCGCTGCTCTTCCTGGACAGCGCGGCGGCGTTGATCGGTGTGATCTCCATCGCAACCGTGGCCTGGGCATCCTTGCAAGGCCAACGCATCAAGAAAAAACACCTTGAGCAAGGCAAGACCCTGGTGCTGATCTGGGACACCAAGGTGGCGCTGCGGCGAGTGGAAACAGTGTTCGACCGATACTTCTGGGGCAGCTACTGGCAGCCGGGCCGCACTTTTCAGGAGGTCATGGGAGAGCTCACCGGCACTCCGCTGGAAAAGAGTCTCGAAGCCCTGAAGGTCCAATGCGCCGCCTTGGACAAGCAAGTCACCCAGGACGGTTGGCATTGGCTCAATAACGCACGTGAGCTGTGTGATGTCGCTAACGCCATGGCCCGGGAGCGCTACCAGCTGGATTTCTGCGACTCGCGGGCTGACTCATCTGGCGCCGCGGTGATCAACCGTGATTTCGAAGTGCTGGTCTACACATGGAGCGCCCGGCTCAAGACCTTCGACCATCAACTCGACGAAATTGAAGTCCAATATTCGTAG